A region from the Methylocella sp. genome encodes:
- a CDS encoding Maf-like protein codes for MTGEDKAWRPRLVLASASPRRLELLQQIGIEPDALLPCDLDETPGKNELPRALAARLAREKARAAAKVAAARPELADSYIIGADTVVSVGRRILPKCELVAEAVQCLRLLSGRAHRVHTGLYLITPKGHERHKLVETRLRFKRLSSGEIEAYLGSGEWRGKAGGYAIQGLAGAFALKLIGSYSCVVGLPLYETMALLAGEGYPAQLSWLNRV; via the coding sequence GTGACGGGCGAAGACAAGGCGTGGCGCCCAAGGCTGGTTCTGGCTTCAGCGTCGCCGCGTCGCCTCGAATTGCTGCAACAGATCGGCATCGAGCCGGACGCGCTGCTGCCCTGCGATCTTGATGAAACCCCTGGCAAGAATGAATTGCCCCGCGCCCTTGCGGCGCGCCTCGCGCGGGAAAAGGCGCGCGCCGCCGCGAAGGTCGCTGCGGCGAGACCCGAATTGGCCGATTCTTATATTATCGGCGCGGATACGGTCGTCAGCGTCGGGCGGCGCATTCTCCCAAAATGCGAATTGGTGGCCGAGGCGGTGCAATGCTTGCGGCTTTTGTCGGGGCGCGCCCACAGGGTTCACACGGGACTCTATTTGATAACGCCGAAAGGCCACGAGCGGCATAAGCTTGTCGAGACGAGGCTTCGCTTCAAACGCCTGTCGTCAGGCGAAATCGAGGCCTATCTCGGCTCCGGCGAGTGGCGCGGCAAGGCCGGCGGTTACGCGATTCAGGGCCTTGCCGGGGCGTTTGCCTTAAAACTCATCGGCTCTTATTCTTGCGTCGTCGGGCTGCCGCTTTACGAGACAATGGCGCTGCTTGCTGGGGAGGGCTATCCGGCGCAGCTGTCCTGGTTGAACCGAGTTTGA
- the infA gene encoding translation initiation factor IF-1 has product MSKEELLEFPGVVVELLPNATFRVKLENEHEIIAHTAGKMRKNRIRVLTGDKVLVEMTPYDLTKGRITYRFK; this is encoded by the coding sequence ATGTCGAAAGAAGAATTGCTTGAATTTCCGGGCGTTGTCGTCGAATTGCTCCCGAATGCGACTTTTCGCGTCAAGCTCGAGAACGAGCACGAGATTATTGCCCATACGGCCGGAAAAATGCGCAAAAACCGCATCCGCGTCCTCACCGGCGATAAGGTTCTGGTGGAGATGACTCCCTACGACCTGACCAAGGGCCGCATCACTTATCGATTTAAGTGA